The genome window CCACGAAAGAATTATTAGGGAATTGTCTCAAACCGATCGGCGAACAAGCATTAGTCGTCACGGAAAAAAATTATAACAACGAAATCGGCCTTCCGTTCACCCTATTCCGGATCACGGATCGAACTCGAATCGTAGTCTGCGAACTCGGTATGAACCACAAAGGGGAAATTTCCAGATTAACCCGGATCGCAAAGCCGGATCACGCCGTTATAACTACGATCGGAACCGCGCATATAGAATTCTTAGGCAGCCAAAAAGGAATCGCAAAGGCCAAAGCGGAAGTCGCGGAAGGTCTTACAAAGGGCGGCAAACTCTTTTACCCAAGCTCGGGAGAATATTCTAAAGTTCTAAAGCGAAAGCTCCGCAAACACGGCGGGAAACTCGTCCTTGCGGAACCGGGGAAAACGTTTTCCGTCCTCCAAAAACGGCCGTCCGGATTCTTATTAAATTACAAAGACAAAGAGATAGAATGGAATCTACCCGGAGAAAAACTTTTGGGAAACGTGGCCGTCGCGGTTTCCTGTTTGGAAGCGATCGGAACCCCGATCGAATGGATTCAAGACGGAATCTCCTCGTTTCGTTCCGCAAATAAGCGACTCGATTTTCAAAGCGGCAAATACAACGTAATCAACGATACGTATAACGCGAACTACGAATCCATGCTTTCTTCCTTGGAAGTAGCGGATCAACTCGCGGACAAAAAGGAATTCTTCGTCGTATTAGGCGATATGAAAGAACTCGGAAAACATTCCTCCGAATTCCATAAAAAACTCGGCAAATTCTGCGCGGGCTTTCCGAATCTCAAAGGCCTATTTACGTTTGGAAACGATGCTCGTCTGATACGGGACGAATTTGTTAAACGAACTTCGTCGCCGCGGTTTGCGGAACATTTCCCGGAAACGGAAGAAGGTTTGAAGGAACTCGTTCGAACCTTTACGGACTCGGTCCCGGAGGGTTCCGTGGTTTTAGCGAAAGCGTCCCGAGGAATTCGACTCGAACGCTTCGTAGAAGCGCTTCCGGTTTAGTTCTTGCAAACCTCTTTACGCACAGAAACAGTTTCAGAAGGAGAATCCAACTTGAACGCAAAAGTCGCAATCATCATGGGCAGTCATTCCGATTGGGAAACGATGAAGGAAGCCGAGTTGATCCTGAAGGATTTCGGCGTGAGGGCCGATAAAGAAATCGTTTCGGCTCACAGATCCCCCGAACTTATGTTGGAATTTTCCAAGAACGCGAAACAAGCCGGTTACTCTGTAATCATCGCCGGAGCCGGCGGAGCCGCTCACCTTCCCGGTATGGTTGCGTCGATGACCACCCTTCCCGTATTGGGAGTTCCGGTTCAAAGCAAAGCGCTCAACGGACTAGACAGCCTTCTTTCCATCGTTCAAATGCCGGGAGGAGTTCCGGTGGGAACTCTCGCGATCGGAACGGCGGGTGCTAAGAATGCGGGCCTTCTCGCTCTGAGAATTCTTTCCTTACAAAGCGCCGAACTTTCGGAAAAACTCGAACAATATCGTATCAAAATTCGAGAAGAGGCCCTTTCTAAAAACAAGGATCTTCTGTGAGCGGAGAAAACGTTCTTCTCCCCGGCGCCAAACTCGGGGTCATGGGCGCGGGGCAACTCGCGAGAATGTTCTGCTTGGAAGTGATTCCGTTCGGATACGAAGTTTCCGTTTATTCTCCCGAAAAGAATTCTCCCGCGGCGGGTGCGGGTGCCAACGAATTCGTAGCAGCATACGAAGACGTGACCGCGCTGACCGATTTCCTAAACAAGATCGACGCTCTTACATTCGAATTTGAGAATATTCCGGAAATTGCACTTTCCACTGTCGAAAACTTTTCCAAACAGACGGGACTTAAAGTTCATCCTTCTCCGAACTGCGTCCGAATCGCGCAAAACCGATGGAAAGAAAAAACTTCCTTCCAAAAGGCCGGAATTCCTACCGTAAACTTTTTTCCGGTGTTTACGGAAGAGGATAAACGTTCGGTTCCGCCCAAAGTCAAATTTCCCTGCATCTTAAAAACGAACACGATGGGTTACGATGGAAAGGGCCAGGTGAAATGCAAAACTCGGGAAGAATTGATTTCCGCGCTCGCCGATCTCAAAGAATTCAATCATATCGTGGAGGAATTTTTTCCGTTTACGGACGAGGCTTCCGTAATCTTAGCGAGATTCGAAGACGGTACGATTTCTCATTTTCGACCGTCTCGAAACGTTCATAAAAATCACATTCTCGATCTTACCTTTCATCCCGGAGAATTTCCGAAAAGCGTGGAGGACAATCTTGTCGCCTATGCAAAAAAACTCGCGGAAACGATCGATTATATCGGAGTCTTCGGAATCGAGTTCTTTATCAAGGGAGAGGAAATTCTTTGCAACGAATTCGCTCCCAGACCGCATAATTCCGGACATTTCAGCCAGGACAGCGGAACACTTTCCCAATTTGCTCTTCAGATGAGAACACTTTGTAATCTTCCCGCGCCGACGCACATCCCCGTCAAAGCGGTCACTATGAAAAACATTCTCGGCGAAGATTACAAACCCGGCTCCGTTCTCTGGAATCGAGCATTAGAAAATCCTCATTATCACCTCCACCTTTACGGAAAAACGGAAGTCCGCGACGGAAGAAAGATGGGCCACTGGAATTATTCGGGACCGAATCCGGAATCCGCGTTTGCAGACTGGGATTGAAATATACGATTCTCTAAATGAATTTTGAAGGCAGGCATCGGCCCGCGTTTTCGATTTCAGGTTTGTCCCCGATCACTCGACCAACATAACCTAACGCGGCTTCTTCGCATGCGATAAACAATTTTTTAACTGCACGTCCGATTTCTTCTTGGCTAAACTATTGAATTTCTTCTCAGATGGTCCTTAGAGCGGAAGAAAGACATGAACCCCGAAATCAAAGAGGAATATCACTCGAACGCGTCGATTGTTAAACGCATTCCGTTTTTCTTATGAAGAATATTTTAGAAAACCGTTCGGCCGGTAAACGAACTTACGTCCCCGCTGTCGTGCGACGGCAGGGATTCGCTTAACAAAATTTATACAGCCGGTTTTCCGATCGAGAAATATTGAAACCCTTGTTTTTTCATCGATTCCGGAGAATACTGATTTCTTCCGTCGAAGATCACGCTTTGTTTCATCAAGCTCTTCATTTTCCCGAAATCGGGTTCTCTGAATTCTCTCCATTCGGTTAAAAGAAGAAGAGCGTCCGCGTCTTTGAGAGAGGAATAAGCGTCGTCCGCATATTGCACCTTCCCTTCGAAATAATGACCCGAAGTCTCTTTAGAAACCGGATCATAAACCTGTAACTTTACGTTTTTATCATGTAGTTTGAGCAAAAGAGGAATCGAAGGAGCCTCTCTCATATCGTCCGTTCCCGGTTTAAAGGAAAGCCCCCAAACCGCGAAGGTTTTTCCGGCAAGACCGGATTCTCCGTAAAACTTTACGATTTTCTCATAGAGTCTGAGTTTTTGCGCTTCGTTGACTTCTTCCACTTTGCGGATGATCTGCAAGGGCGCGCCTTCGTCTTCCGACGTTTTGATGAGGGCGCGGACGTCCTTCGGAAAGCAGGAACCTCCGTATCCGATTCCAGCGTACAAGAACTGTCTTCCGATTCTGGAGTCGGTTCCCATTCCTTTGCGCACGTCTTCGTAATTTCCTCCGACGGCTTCGCAAAGATTCGCGATCTCGTTGGCAAATGAGATTTTCGTCGCGAGGAACGCGTTACACGCGTATTTGGTAAGTTCCGCGGAAACCACTCCCATACGGAGAATCGGATTTCCGTTGAGAACGAAAGGCGCGTACAATTGTGCGATGAGGTCGCCGGCTTTTTGCGTTTCCGCTCCGATCACGACTCTTTCCGGACGCATAAAGTCGTCGATCGCCGCGCCTTCTTTCAAAAATTCCGGGTTGGAAACGACGTCGAATTCTTGTTTCGTTTCGTTGGCGATAATCGCTTTGACTTGAGCCGCAGTTCCGACCGGAACGGTGGACTTATCCACAATGACCTTGTATCCGTTGATGGATTTACCGATTTCCTTTGCGACCGCAAAGACCGCGGAAAGATCCGAAGATCCGTCCGGGAGTGTGGGAGTTCCCACAGCGATAAAAATGATTTCCGAATTTTCCACGCCTTCCTTGAGAGAAGTCGTAAAATCCAACCGTTTTTCCTTCCAAT of Leptospira sanjuanensis contains these proteins:
- a CDS encoding UDP-N-acetylmuramoyl-tripeptide--D-alanyl-D-alanine ligase — protein: MKAAFSYDPETIRKALGFRSGTWFQKESQIVTITTSSAEAEPGSLFVPLRGNRDGHEFIRDAVANGASYFLVEEDHPIRNGFTEEEAAKSIPVKDTLIALGRLAEFHRLRYNPIVIAVTGSSGKTTTKELLGNCLKPIGEQALVVTEKNYNNEIGLPFTLFRITDRTRIVVCELGMNHKGEISRLTRIAKPDHAVITTIGTAHIEFLGSQKGIAKAKAEVAEGLTKGGKLFYPSSGEYSKVLKRKLRKHGGKLVLAEPGKTFSVLQKRPSGFLLNYKDKEIEWNLPGEKLLGNVAVAVSCLEAIGTPIEWIQDGISSFRSANKRLDFQSGKYNVINDTYNANYESMLSSLEVADQLADKKEFFVVLGDMKELGKHSSEFHKKLGKFCAGFPNLKGLFTFGNDARLIRDEFVKRTSSPRFAEHFPETEEGLKELVRTFTDSVPEGSVVLAKASRGIRLERFVEALPV
- the purE gene encoding 5-(carboxyamino)imidazole ribonucleotide mutase, translating into MNAKVAIIMGSHSDWETMKEAELILKDFGVRADKEIVSAHRSPELMLEFSKNAKQAGYSVIIAGAGGAAHLPGMVASMTTLPVLGVPVQSKALNGLDSLLSIVQMPGGVPVGTLAIGTAGAKNAGLLALRILSLQSAELSEKLEQYRIKIREEALSKNKDLL
- a CDS encoding UDP-glucose dehydrogenase family protein, whose protein sequence is MKVCVIGSGYVGLVAGACFAEYGNHVICVDKDETKIANLKKGIIPIYEPGLSELVLTNWKEKRLDFTTSLKEGVENSEIIFIAVGTPTLPDGSSDLSAVFAVAKEIGKSINGYKVIVDKSTVPVGTAAQVKAIIANETKQEFDVVSNPEFLKEGAAIDDFMRPERVVIGAETQKAGDLIAQLYAPFVLNGNPILRMGVVSAELTKYACNAFLATKISFANEIANLCEAVGGNYEDVRKGMGTDSRIGRQFLYAGIGYGGSCFPKDVRALIKTSEDEGAPLQIIRKVEEVNEAQKLRLYEKIVKFYGESGLAGKTFAVWGLSFKPGTDDMREAPSIPLLLKLHDKNVKLQVYDPVSKETSGHYFEGKVQYADDAYSSLKDADALLLLTEWREFREPDFGKMKSLMKQSVIFDGRNQYSPESMKKQGFQYFSIGKPAV
- a CDS encoding 5-(carboxyamino)imidazole ribonucleotide synthase → MSGENVLLPGAKLGVMGAGQLARMFCLEVIPFGYEVSVYSPEKNSPAAGAGANEFVAAYEDVTALTDFLNKIDALTFEFENIPEIALSTVENFSKQTGLKVHPSPNCVRIAQNRWKEKTSFQKAGIPTVNFFPVFTEEDKRSVPPKVKFPCILKTNTMGYDGKGQVKCKTREELISALADLKEFNHIVEEFFPFTDEASVILARFEDGTISHFRPSRNVHKNHILDLTFHPGEFPKSVEDNLVAYAKKLAETIDYIGVFGIEFFIKGEEILCNEFAPRPHNSGHFSQDSGTLSQFALQMRTLCNLPAPTHIPVKAVTMKNILGEDYKPGSVLWNRALENPHYHLHLYGKTEVRDGRKMGHWNYSGPNPESAFADWD